One Streptomyces sp. B21-105 genomic region harbors:
- a CDS encoding EF-hand domain-containing protein, whose product MVNSEYERRIAARFATFDQDGNGYIDRADFAAAAKAVLAEFGVAARSDKGQAVYVGAEAFWQGMAGIADRDGDQRITREEFVTGAVKRLRDNPERFAEIARPFLHAALDVADADGDGRATVEDTVRVLRALGAPEEVARGAAGVLDADADDKVGEAEIVPAFARYFTVPQ is encoded by the coding sequence ATGGTCAACAGTGAGTACGAACGCAGGATCGCCGCCCGGTTCGCCACCTTCGACCAGGACGGCAACGGCTACATCGACCGCGCGGACTTCGCCGCGGCGGCCAAGGCGGTTCTCGCCGAGTTCGGCGTCGCCGCCCGCTCCGACAAGGGGCAGGCCGTCTACGTGGGGGCCGAGGCGTTCTGGCAGGGCATGGCCGGCATCGCCGACCGCGACGGCGACCAGCGCATCACCCGCGAGGAGTTCGTGACCGGCGCGGTCAAGCGCCTGCGCGACAACCCGGAGCGGTTCGCCGAGATCGCCCGCCCCTTCCTGCACGCGGCCCTCGACGTGGCCGACGCCGACGGCGACGGCCGGGCGACGGTGGAGGACACCGTGCGGGTGCTCCGCGCCCTCGGCGCGCCCGAGGAGGTCGCCCGGGGAGCCGCCGGCGTGCTGGACGCCGACGCCGACGACAAGGTCGGCGAGGCCGAGATCGTCCCGGCGTTCGCCCGCTACTTCACCGTGCCCCAGTAG
- a CDS encoding STAS domain-containing protein: MRVAFKVTVGEQGGWAVLQVSGELDLVTSPVLRQRVHDEVAEGRHSLVLDLSEVYFCDSSGVGVLIAARRLMRSCRGRLRLILPARGAAEGSHVNRVLGALGVRRLFDVYADLADAVDDGTEPLSA; the protein is encoded by the coding sequence GTGAGGGTGGCCTTCAAAGTGACCGTCGGCGAGCAGGGTGGATGGGCCGTGCTGCAGGTGTCGGGCGAGCTGGACCTGGTGACGTCGCCGGTGCTGCGGCAGAGGGTGCACGACGAGGTGGCCGAGGGCCGGCACAGTCTCGTCCTGGACCTCTCCGAGGTGTACTTCTGCGATTCCAGCGGAGTCGGCGTGCTCATCGCCGCCCGCCGCCTCATGCGCTCCTGCCGGGGACGGCTGCGCCTGATCCTCCCCGCGCGCGGTGCGGCCGAGGGCTCCCACGTCAACCGGGTGCTGGGCGCGCTCGGCGTGCGCCGCCTCTTCGACGTCTACGCCGATCTCGCGGACGCCGTGGACGACGGGACGGAACCGCTGTCGGCGTGA